In the Besnoitia besnoiti strain Bb-Ger1 chromosome IX, whole genome shotgun sequence genome, TACGTTTTCTTGAGGCACGACCCAGACGCCCTCGGCAGGTTCGCTGCGTTTGCCGTCAGCGGGTCGCTTGGGCAGCTGTTCATTTACcagtcgctgcgcgccttcggcaGCCTCTACACGAGCTTGTTCACCACGCTGCGCAAAGCCACCAGCACAGTCATGAGCGTTTACATATTTGGTCACCGCCTCACTCTTATTCAATGGGGCAGCATGGCCTCCATCTTCCTCACGCTGATGGTTCAGAGCTACTGCTCAAAGAAATTCAAAAAACCTGGCAAGGCCCATCACCAGAGCCaccaccgccgccgcggtgaTGAGCACGGGACTGCGGGAGAGGGCGCCAGTCAAACCGTGAAGAAAACAAGCTAAGTGCGAACCCGATGGCGGGCGGGACGGGCGGGCTTGCAACAGAGCAAGCGAAAAGACGCAGCCGCGTGAGGCGGGTACTTTGAAAGTCACGAGCTCCAGGCGTCCACATTGTCCTGTCCCCGCGTGCCTCCCTACCTGAGACGATGTTTCGGTGCAGCGAAATCCATGCATCTTCCCTCTACGGCCCACTGGAACTCACCGTGAGCGGGTTTCGGTGTTTCGTTCTCAAAAGTGTTTCCAGTATCAGACCAATGTTACCTGGATGCCAAAGCCACACGCGCTGACGccaaagggggggggggggggcgggggagaggggagggTGTTGAAAGGGCGGTTTGGGATGCACGATAGAGGAAAAGAGATGCGAAGCCTTTTTTTTTGAAAAAAGAAACCAGTAGAGCACTCTCCAAGTTCAGCCGCTGTTGCTGGCGTCGTGGAAAGGAGGCTTGCCACGAGAAACGAGGAACGTGTGGCGTTACCCCCGTGGCGCCGGGAAACCCCGTTGTGAGTTTTCCGCAATCGAAGCCACGATTCGGGCCTTCCCCGCCCCGATGCCCTAGCACAAGGAGGTACCGCGGCCGGCCGTGACTGGCATTATCCATAAAGTTTTCCCGCGTTCAGTGCGTATAGGCACGAACATCTCCTGTTAACTGTGTGGCCCGGAAGCGCGTGGAGACACTGTGAGTTGGCATTCTCCTTTTGCAGGGCAGGGGGTGTTTTGTGTCAATTGCGCGCGTCAGTGAACGTATTACAGAGATCTTCTCGGTGGACGCCCGTCCGGTGGCGTCTTTCGATTCTCCAATGCAATGCCTTTTCTCTTTTAGTTGGACCCCGTGCTTCCCCTTAacgagccgccgcctccccgccacgcgcgtgcgccgcggccacTCTGAGACTTTAGTGACCTAGGCGAGTTCGCGGTCACGCGGCCTTTGCTTCCCTGCTGTTACTTCGCACGCTAGACAGCGCCGGAAGAGCGTTCACTCGGGAAGCAGCGCACACTCTTTGATTCACACCGCGCACCGTTGCAACGTCCCTTGTCTCCGATAGATTACCCACACCAGTCTGTGGACCCTAGAAGCTCCTCAGTTGAGCAGGATGAACTTTTTCTGCCGAAGGATCACTGTGGAGTGTCTAGGGTGAgcgagaggcacgcggcTACGCTGGCATtctcgaggctgcagcgcgcgttTCCGCCCGCCTCAGGGCATCCACTACCGCGAAGGTGCTCACGAAGTACATGGCTTCCTGCTGGCTAGAAGGGCGGGCTCGAGAGAAGAATCCATTGCGCAAAACGTCCTGTGTTTCATAAAGCGTCGCACTATATCGAAGTTTCCTGTCTGGTCGGTCCCGCTTGCCCGCCGCCGGTGTGGTGAAGCCCCCCGGCGGCGGGTGTCGCAAAAGGGTCGCGTTGGAACCGACGCCTACAAGGTTGTAGAGTCGACCTCAGTCGTTCGTTCGCTGCCGTCCAACGCACACACCTTCCTGGCACAGCAGTcctgcgcaggacgcgcggagactgcaAAAAACTCTGAACTGGCTCGCGTTCTTCGAGGGGACTCTCGACACGCGCCGGGAAGGCTCGCGCACACCTCGGACCCGCTCGCcttgcgcccgccgctgcaaAGTTTAAAccgcggagaaagacgcagagatGTCTCTCAGCGGAGCAATCCCCAGGGGTTTGCCGGGAGAGAAAAGTGCTCAGTGCTTCTTGGGAGAAATACTTAAAGATGCAGAATGAAAACGCCTTCGCACGGCCGCGAGGACTCCCGTTCCGCAGGCCGGAGACGGAGTTGCAGAGACCTCCTCTGCACATGCAGTCCGCCGTCGCCACCCGCTTTTCCTAGGAATTTTCTGCATGTGGCGGACAGCTGGGTTTTTTGTCTTGGCGAGAGAGTACGAGGGAGGCAAGGAGGCAGAACACGCTTCTCGTCTGACCCGAAGtccagaaaaaaagaagagtGCAGGAAGCACTCTTCTGTCGCGAAGCGATTTCTGACTCTCGGTGCGGacctcgcttcttccgctctaGCGTCCGAGCTTCTGAGGTGGGGTGAGCGTCGTAAACATCGGGCCTTTTCGGGACTCACAACTGACGCCGTTTTTATGTATTTCAAGTGGATTCCCCGACAGCCTTTTGCTCTgcttcgtttcctctccgTTGGCTTCCGCGTTTCgcccttcctctcttcttgcctGTCAACCGGCTTGGCGTCTGGTGTCGCGTATGTGACCTTTCCTCTTCGCAACCTACACACCGCCActtctttctctgtctccgtccCCTGTTGCACTCGTGGACTATACTCTCGGCTTTAGGCACATCGTTCCTTGAACGCGGCGAAtccttcgcggctgctgctgctgtcgcgtcGTCCCCCCGGCGGTTGCCTGTGCCTCCTCACCCGTCTGCTCGGCCTGGTCGCCAtggacgcagcgagcgcgaccgcgcagccggctgcctctgaagaggcagaccgcctcgcgccggcgcccgaggTGAGCCAgcggcctccctcctctgccgccggcgaTCTCTCtgaacgcggaggcgccatggagcaggcgcctggcgacgacgcacacgcgacgcctgcggcgtctccggaGGCCGGCGACATGGACGCGGAGCAGGAGGGCGCACAGTCCCCTGCCACCTCTCAGACGGCGGCGATGGAAGGCAGAGCGGAGTCAGCGCACGCGGGgctgtctgctgcggccCCTGTTCCAAGCGCTGGCGAGCATGTCTTGCCCCCCACGTCtcccgaggcggcggccgttgagcgagaggcgctgcttTCTGAGAATGGgcacctgcggcgcctgctgcaggagcaggccgcggacctggagcggctgcgaggcgcggaggcggctgccgagggcagagagggcggcgccgactcgACGGCGAAGGGAGGCGAGACTGCCCGccgttcgtcttcgtcggaggcgcaggcgaaggggaCTACAGAGGACGAgttggcggcgctgcgccagagGCTGCGCACTGCGGAGGACCTCGTCCTCGAGTTGCAGAGTCGGAACGACCGACTGATTctggagcagcagcaacTAGTTGAGAGCTTGACGAAGGAGAAAGTCGAGAGACtctccgcagagagacagagcctcgcggccgcggccagcgcctccgcggcggagggtcgccagcggctgcagcagcagcgcctggaggctGCCGAGcaagcgcagacgcagctccGGGAGCAACTCGCCCTCGCCAGacaggagcagcagcagcagctcgaagaagccgcggaggccgcccgcCTAGCAGCCAAAACTAAGGCTGCGCTCGACGCGAAGCTGCAGGAAGTCCAGGAGGAAAAAGTGCTGCAGAGCAAGAAGGCTGGAGACTTAGAGGTGAGAACAGAGGGAccggaagggagagagaggaagagtgACAGAAAATGCTGATTTATTGCATCAAAAttgagagagaggaggacacAGAGAGGCAAAGGTTCTAGAGAACACATTCCTCCAGTGTCCACTCGAGCTTGCTTCTGTCTGTTAGCGATAGTTCAGCTCTGGTGGCGTGGTGGCGTGTCTCGTATAGCCATGCCTCGCGTCTTGATTGCCCTATTTTGTCGAGTTCTTCCCATTTTCTTCCGATTTAACCGCTCCTTCCTGCCTCGGAGCATCTTCGCGGCCTAGGCTTccgcctctcggcgcgcctgcggtgaCCCGTCCcacggcgtctgcgtctcgctgtTCGCACTCTCCTCTCCGTGAGTTTCGGAGGCGCGTCTCTGGGATGCTAAAGTCATGATCAACCTCCTTTCTGCAATACCCTACTCAGTACGTTGGGTACTCGGCGGACACTGTGTATCTGACGTAACAGTAAACGATTCTTTCTACTGCACTTCGGAGTCTGCGTtttgctgccgctgctgcaggctctTCTCCGCCAGCACCAGCGGGACGCGGCCCTTGACCACGAGAAGGAGCAGCaggagctgctggcggctcGCGAAGCGCTTGCGCTGAAGGAGGAGCTTTTGGCGCTCAAGACGCAGCAGGTTGAGCAGCAGGAGAAGTGCCTCCAAGCGCTGCAAGAAAGtaacgcgcagctgcagcgggacAATGAACGCCTCACGGCCGCTGTAAGACGCCCACACAGACTCCATGTGTGTTTTTGTCCCAAGCTCGAAGCctttgcttctctctctctgccgctgtCGCAATTTCTCGCCACCACATGCTTGTGCATGCTTTCCGCAgtttcgcctgcgcgccgtcgcgctgcctgcgtctgcctctcctctccacaGATCCACTGAGATCGATCGGTGCGCTGGAGTTTGGGGGATGGTCTCAGCACTCCGGATCTCTGCATGGCTGGGACGTTTCTGTACCCTTAGCCCTAAACCCGCGCCGTATGCACCCGCAGGaggctggcgggcgccggcggcgtcgtctcTTTTGCGCCGTGCCTGCGTCTCGTGAGACGATCTTGCGTTGCCTCGCCTGATCGCGCCAGACACATCTCGTTTGTATGCGGTTTCTTTCGCGTCTCTTGCCCCCTGCAGGTTCAAGAGAAAGAGGCCGAGGTGATTTCACTCAAGGAGACGACTGACCGCCTGGAGAAGGAGCTCCAAGCCAcgcgtgcgggcgcggcgcgggggacTTTGAGCAAGGATCTGAGCGACCAAACTCTGTTTGCGGACGGACTCGCGCTCCCCGTGCCGCCCCGGCTGTCGCgtgaagaggcagcgaatctgctgcagcagcgcctcggcgcagacGGCACCGAAGGAGACAAAACAGGCGCAGCTCAGGCAGTTCTCAACGACAAGATGATTGAACTCGTGACGGAGTTAGATGCGAAAACCTTCGAGGTAGGCGGCTGAATCCGAGGACTCTGCGCCCGCCACCGCTCAACGCATGTGACGAGAGACGTTATGTCTGCCTCATGCGTGGAGAAGTAGGGCATATCCTCCTTCCGCACGATGTTCACGTGAGCGATTTCACTGCGGACATGGCTGTCgcttcatatatatatatatatgcacagaTATATGGTCACAGAATCATATGTGTACATATGTATTTGTTAGTCGTCGTTGAGTTCGATttggagagggagaggcaggacACAGACAGGAGGCTTTTCGAATCCTCCGCTAGGATGCTAGAGAGGCCGAGACGTACTTGGCCGGTTGCGCTTTCACAACGTTAAGGCAACGGGAGCCTGCCTGTCTTTGCTGCGATTTTTCCGTAGTGCCTGGCGGCGAagtcgcgtctgctgcaacgcgcagaggaggcgacgacatggaaagctgctgcgctgcagctccaggaggaaaagaaggagaccgactcccgcctcgcggagCTAGCCGAGCACCGCGACCAGCTCGccgggcgcctgcagcagcttctgctgctccaccgccgcgaagaagacatTTCCCACGACCTGCGAGTTCAAGTGCGCCAGCCGGGGACGTTGCCGAGGccgagggggggaggcggatCTCTAAACCCAAAACACTAAACGCTTTATGTCCATCATTATGTCCATCAGGGCCGCACTGCATGCATACAGTCTGCCTTTGAATGCCGCCACGCATatccgcttcctctgcggcgaccgcaggAGCGTCTGACGCCAACGAAGGACACCCATCCAAGGCCTTCTTTGTCGATTTCTGAACCGCCTCTtgccgccgtcctctgtTCCCCTTCCTGTTGCTATGCCCATATATATtgcctacatatatatatatatatatataatagcGCTgttgcatgcgtgtgcaaGTTTGGTGCACTGCCTGCCGATGCGTTTGTGCTCTCCCGGTGCGGCGTTttcttcagctgcggcggaaggAAGACGAGTCTCGGCGCTACCTGCAGCGCAACGACGAGCTGCTGAGGCAGCTGGCTGTGGCTGCGTGGGAAGTGCAGCGCCTAGGAGGCCACCGAAGCGCTGAAGAGAAggccgacgccgcgtcgctgggcggcagcctctttggcgtctcctcggcggcgccccagAGCGCGTTGAGGCCTGACGCCGACGCAGGCAAGCACGACGCGAAGGcaaacgcggagaagagccTCTCAGACGATGAAAGCgacgccggcctcctcgactTCATGGAGCTTCTTGAGCACAACAAGTGAGCGGAGCGAGGGTAGGCGCACGGTTCCCTGAGTGGCAGTATCTACACATTCTTAGGCCGAGGACTCGAACATCGAATGTCGTTGCGGGAGTCCAGCTTGCTAGCCGGAGCTTCCctgcgagaggagaagcTTGGGTGTCAAGTCACACACACCGTCCACAGTGACCGTGTCGCAAGCGGATATGCACCAGACATATGCgtagtatatatatgtacgcaGTGCAGATGCAGTGCAGATATGTAtgaaatatgtatatatatatatatatatatacgacCAAGGATATGTATACACTGCTGCACTGCGATTTGCATTTTTTCGCAGTGCCGTGTGAGCCTCTTGCCGTCTCCCTCTGTTTTTTACGCTTGCTCTCTGCTCGCCCTACGGCCTCTTTGGAGCTTCGTTGTCCTTTTCTCCGCTTGCATCTCTTTTCGCTTCAGCGCGCTCAagctgaagctgctgcagctgacgGAGACTGAGGCCGAGGCAAAGAGCctggagcagcgcgagcgcgagacgcagcttttggagctgcagaaggagctagtgaagctgcagagcgacTTAGAGAGCGCTCAAACCGAGAGGAAGGAGCTTGCGGCCGctgtgcagctgcagctcaagcagcgcgaggagatgCAGGAGAAGATGAagcagctggaggcgcgcctcgctcttgcgtcttcgcggccgctctcggcgcgtggcgacgcagaggaagagaacGACACAGAGACGGGCCGCGGGGGACAGGGAGAAGGCAGAAACAAGCGAAAAAGGAACGGAGACGCCGATGAACgccgagacgaagacgatgacgatgaagaagagagtTCGCGCCAAGATCGCCTACGTCTCTCCAAGTTCGTGGAGCAGGTAAGATGCACTcgacagcagcgcgccggGAGAGGTGTCTCCCCTGCAAAGCGCAAAATCGGAGCCGAAACGCAGGCACACTGAGGCCAGCCACGCAGTTTGCTGTTCAAATCGTAGTCTGCTAGGCGTCGCAGAATTCACTTCTTCAACTTGCGCCGCCTGAGGGTTTAGAGGCCTCAAACAGTGATAGAGTCCTAGAGATCGGTTCCCGCGCACTCCGGTCGCACGTCTTGCGCTGGGGCTGCGTGTCGCGGTCTGTGTGCAGCTGCAAGAAGTGGCAGCAGTGCTCGCGgtggagcagcagcagggccgcgcgcagcgggaggcgctgcagcaggcgaagcagcagctggcgacggaggaggcgacggcgagcttCTTCAAGAAGGAGTgcacgcggctgcagggGCAGTTGGAGCAGCTtcagctgcttcagcagcagacggcggcgcgggtcgcggcCTCAGAGGAGCGCACGCGGAGCCTGGAGgtcgcgaaggcggagctgcgcggcgagctgctggcggcgcgcggggagaAGAAACGCCTCGAGGCCGAGATAGAGGATGTGCGGCAGAAGTGGAAGCTCGAGGAGCTCAGCGCGaaggagctgcagctgcaagTTGACCACGCCATCGAGAAGGAGGGCGCGACCAAGCGCGAGCTTCAGGAAcacctctcctcgctgcaggTCCGAGTCGACTTCCAGCAGAAACAGAACCTCGCGCTCTGCGAACAGCACAGAAAGGACCTCGAAGTCCTCCAGGAGCAACTCAAAAAAAGCGGGGAAATATGCCACGAACGCGAGGAGAAATGCAACAGCCTGCAGCAACGCACCGAGTCTCAAACCGAGGAAATCCACGTCCTGCAAACAAAACTCAAGTAAGCCCCGCGACACGCCACGAGTGAGACTGGTGCGACGCACAGGAACAGCAAAGGGACTGTGGAGGCCTCTGGTCAGGGaggctctccgtcgtctccgccctgcTTTCGCTGTCGTTGAGTTTTTCCTAttcgctgcacacgcgggCACCAAACGGACACCTGGTTCCTGTCAAATTTCGTTTCTGTTCTCCACTTTCcaccgcgcgcctctctcttctggaCATGCCCCCTCTCGCCTAGTGCGTGCATCGACGCTGACGAGTCCCTTTTCTGTACCGCTGTCTTTCTGCGGAGACCGTGACACGCCGAGTTTCTCCGCTTCAGAACGCACTCGAGTGTGCCCTCCATGCCTCTGCTGTGAAGGCGGCAAggctgggcgcggcgaggctgagcgcggcgaggctgtGCGTGCATCTCCGCGGACTTTTCGGCTCTCGTTTTTTTCCGCAGAGCGGCTgagcagcagacggcggaggtTCGCAGTCGGCTGGAggagcagaagaagctggTGGCgttcctgcagcgccgcgcgtcttcgtcggcgTTCGGGTCCTcgagcgcgggcgaagagcgcgacAGCCAGGGGggtcctgcagcgccggcgcccgcagccccgctcgcgccggcacAGCGCGGGAGCTCGGCCTCGGGCGCGTCTTTGGAGGAGTGCctgaagctgcagaagcagctcAGTCAGCAGGAAACGGAAATTTtgaagctgcgcgaggaggtgGAAAGCTGCCGCACGCTCAAGGAGCACTGGGAAGACGTCGCCAAAGAGCAacagcgcgagcagcgcgcgacggcTGAGAAGCtggagcagacgcagaaggcgttCGAGGACGAAACCAAGAGGGTGCAAGAGGAGAAACAAAAGATGGAGGAGCTCCtgcgcgaaaaagaagacaggGTAAGCACCCAAATCCAAAAAAAAACGGCAGAAGagaacacacacacacaggggGATTGACGGTTGTGGCGCGGACGAGAGACCGGCGCGAGTGTGTGGAAGGAGTCTCGACTCCATCTGTCAGGAAGAGGCACTTGGgtgcgagacgcgcgaggagtAGGGGGAGGCTAGAGGCAGACTCGGCGCCGGTCGGTTGTTGCGGTTCGTCTCTGCAGATTGTCGAAATCGGCAAGTTGCAGGCGACGCTGGAGGCCCTGgagcgccgagaagaagagcacCGCGTCGTGtcgcagaaggcggctgaggcggcggtgGCCGCGGTCGTGGAGAACCTGAAGGCCCAGACGGCGGAGTTGCGCGGCAACTTCGAAGAGGCTGAGAAGAAACGCCAAGAGGCCGAGCGCTGCTACAagcgcgaacgcgaggcgcgcgccgaggacaTGCGTCGAGCCGACGACGTTCACAAGGAAGTCCAGAcgctgcgcgagaagaagcggaaactCCAGGAGGAAAAAGATGAAAAAGAGGAAGTGTGGAGGCGACACAGGTAACCTCGGATGCCAAATCAACAACTTTTGAAGCACGCACAAGTCTCTGTGCGCAGAGACACCCTTTTGCTGGCTGTCCTGCGCCTTCATCCTCCGCCTACCGCCACCTGCACACCtacgcatatgcatgcatctatgcatatatgtatacactCGCAAATTACccatatatattcatatatctatatatatgtttatatgcCCTTACGGT is a window encoding:
- a CDS encoding hypothetical protein (encoded by transcript BESB_012340), giving the protein MDAASATAQPAASEEADRLAPAPEVSQRPPSSAAGDLSERGGAMEQAPGDDAHATPAASPEAGDMDAEQEGAQSPATSQTAAMEGRAESAHAGLSAAAPVPSAGEHVLPPTSPEAAAVEREALLSENGHLRRLLQEQAADLERLRGAEAAAEGREGGADSTAKGGETARRSSSSEAQAKGTTEDELAALRQRLRTAEDLVLELQSRNDRLILEQQQLVESLTKEKVERLSAERQSLAAAASASAAEGRQRLQQQRLEAAEQAQTQLREQLALARQEQQQQLEEAAEAARLAAKTKAALDAKLQEVQEEKVLQSKKAGDLEALLRQHQRDAALDHEKEQQELLAAREALALKEELLALKTQQVEQQEKCLQALQESNAQLQRDNERLTAAVQEKEAEVISLKETTDRLEKELQATRAGAARGTLSKDLSDQTLFADGLALPVPPRLSREEAANLLQQRLGADGTEGDKTGAAQAVLNDKMIELVTELDAKTFECLAAKSRLLQRAEEATTWKAAALQLQEEKKETDSRLAELAEHRDQLAGRLQQLLLLHRREEDISHDLRVQLRRKEDESRRYLQRNDELLRQLAVAAWEVQRLGGHRSAEEKADAASLGGSLFGVSSAAPQSALRPDADAGKHDAKANAEKSLSDDESDAGLLDFMELLEHNNALKLKLLQLTETEAEAKSLEQRERETQLLELQKELVKLQSDLESAQTERKELAAAVQLQLKQREEMQEKMKQLEARLALASSRPLSARGDAEEENDTETGRGGQGEGRNKRKRNGDADERRDEDDDDEEESSRQDRLRLSKFVEQLQEVAAVLAVEQQQGRAQREALQQAKQQLATEEATASFFKKECTRLQGQLEQLQLLQQQTAARVAASEERTRSLEVAKAELRGELLAARGEKKRLEAEIEDVRQKWKLEELSAKELQLQVDHAIEKEGATKRELQEHLSSLQVRVDFQQKQNLALCEQHRKDLEVLQEQLKKSGEICHEREEKCNSLQQRTESQTEEIHVLQTKLKAAEQQTAEVRSRLEEQKKLVAFLQRRASSSAFGSSSAGEERDSQGGPAAPAPAAPLAPAQRGSSASGASLEECLKLQKQLSQQETEILKLREEVESCRTLKEHWEDVAKEQQREQRATAEKLEQTQKAFEDETKRVQEEKQKMEELLREKEDRIVEIGKLQATLEALERREEEHRVVSQKAAEAAVAAVVENLKAQTAELRGNFEEAEKKRQEAERCYKREREARAEDMRRADDVHKEVQTLREKKRKLQEEKDEKEEVWRRHRLEMEEELSSLRQQNQALLRDAERLKIDCKNLNEKLAKNSAAALSGSAEAVAAAAASPAETLLQVRLEEASVMRVTMEEELHAARLEMARKEVELRVLRKQLEEGRAQRRTEEKKLEELEEELKTNQLNHTLLAKIPTLELDNERLRKELSTAHEVQRKQQQELQQQRQQLQPLLLQARQKEAALEATEAQRKSLAAEAEEWKQNYQKMIKKFQGVDKNKMEQVKAENERLQQQLQAIGAERASLTTSLKESQARQAELETGLQRHQQLARQHAQQLQHVQEKASREQTALQQQLAQARQSHQGGSEAQRLLEQERRSNALLRQRVERQEALLKQAQQQQAAQKGSASAAISPQVAAAVGRVARVGVVAVATAGQALEATKAATLAAQEQQKMRSVLDAAAAQAQKEIAQLKQHKQQQEKLIASSQLRVNQLQAEKRQAEAERDLLLRQTSEQEQIMQQQAEATAAQQRELERLAAELQEARAQLRDLRAGAGAERVRGGGCPDEGGAAFTGAGKCAGREEEDAGEEAQMASAAEAEAEEEGEESAVAAAADARTHLAEAQEEAVAEEAGALDEEMEKDEGDRKAARGDDEAADADALLEGGAAPDEEMGEEQREEGAEAGGADEAEVDAEGTEPRRDAEETLSHHENAGEEETLEEGAEEQLQAPHDASEARRGDEGAEEPQHPLISTASQPEALAPPEGTPRQAEHPLLPLSDENAPTGADEELTAPSRLSPLDAGASPQAGSDAAAGGAAAAGVGEGELGEESFAAGEAVPESHHLSEGEGVSFLHGRATDDKDSEPPATAAAPFPPAAVGAADSHEEAAEVEEERHEEANGDEGSPGGAAGLQQGDGAVMEDEEADGAEKDGELGQ